A single region of the Sorghum bicolor cultivar BTx623 chromosome 7, Sorghum_bicolor_NCBIv3, whole genome shotgun sequence genome encodes:
- the LOC8076599 gene encoding putative RING-H2 finger protein ATL69 — protein sequence MGFPSVCYCVILPQPLILVLQLLDFLRHAVLLCLSSLGLAASPAADDHPAYYAAPPAPADLWALQPSSSSLLLLQAGAAPLQEAPTPAAIKARLPAVRYADLLRSRRASASPPAPVPAVCAVCLGALEARHRVRELGNCAHAFHKACIDKWVDKGQATCPLCRALLLPDPSSAGAGDAVGELASSPFSF from the coding sequence ATGGGGTTCCCGTCGGTGTGCTACTGCGTGATCCTGCCGCAGCCGCTGATCCTGGTGCTGCAGCTGCTGGACTTCCTCCGGCACGCCGTGCTGCTGTGCCTGTCCTCGCTGGGCCTCGCGGCGTCGCCGGCCGCCGACGACCACCCGGCCTACTACGCGgccccgccggcgccggccgaCCTCTGGGCGCTgcagccgtcgtcgtcgtccctgctgctgctgcaggcgGGGGCGGCGCCCCTGCAGGAGGCGCCCACGCCGGCCGCCATCAAGGCCCGGCTCCCCGCCGTCCGGTACGCCGACCTCCTCAGGTCCCGCCGCGcatccgcgtcgccgccggccCCGGTCCCGGCCGTGTGCGCGGTGTGCCTGGGCGCGCTCGAGGCGCGGCACCGCGTCCGGGAGCTCGGCAACTGCGCGCACGCCTTCCACAAGGCCTGCATCGACAAGTGGGTCGACAAGGGCCAGGCCACCTGCCCGCTCTGCCGCGCCCTCCTCCTCCCCGACCCctccagcgccggcgccggcgacgcCGTCGGCGAGCTCGCCTCCTCCCCCTTCTCCTTCTGA